Proteins found in one Panicum hallii strain FIL2 chromosome 4, PHallii_v3.1, whole genome shotgun sequence genomic segment:
- the LOC112888894 gene encoding transcription factor STKL2, with amino-acid sequence MPSKRPSPHAMDEAAAAGSAARLRPSTPRSKKRSSRSKSRARSRDRRRSPNPNPSSRRDRAPEPGSAAPAPSRKSDRRPKPRYIPDSATLATAIVSSAAAAAAAASGGGGRGSAGAISKLWSEADEVALLTGAAAFKDRTGIAPRLPDMPDLFEAIRDSLAPHLDQAKMYYKLKRLKSKFQHSVPGDSSTAHEHRVRDLCAALWGAELARPAENDVVDAEEAEEEDARGGFAGGDREGAARLPMVKEVLGEYWKSNGQGLSGVSLEKGLALLGSQEASVAEGKWRRQLEADMRMQMRRHDLGKEVYGLLIDAIKGLGP; translated from the coding sequence aTGCCCTCCAAGCGGCCGTCCCCGCACGCCATggacgaggccgccgccgccggctccgccgcgcgcctccgcccctCCACCCCACGCTCCAAGAAGCGCTCGTCCCGCTCCAAGTCCCGCGCGCGCtcccgcgaccgccgccgctccccgaaccctaaccctagctcccGCCGCGACCGCGCCCCGGAGCCCggctccgccgcgcccgcgccctccCGCAAGAGCGACCGCAGGCCCAAGCCGCGCTACATCCCGGACTCCGCCACGCTCGCGACGGCCATCGtctcgtccgccgccgccgccgcggcggcggcgtccggcggcggggggcgcggcAGCGCGGGCGCCATCTCCAAGCTCTGGAGCGAGGCCGACGAGGTCGCGCTGCTCACGGGCGCGGCCGCCTTCAAGGACCGCACCGGCATCGCGCCGCGGCTCCCGGACATGCCCGACCTGTTCGAGGCCATCAGGGACTCCCTCGCCCCGCACCTCGACCAGGCCAAGATGTACTACAAGCTCAAGCGCCTCAAGAGCAAGTTCCAGCACTCCGTGCCGGGCGACTCCAGCACCGCGCACGAGCACAGGGTGCGCGACCTGTGCGCGGCCCTCTGGGGCGCCGAGCTCGCGCGCCCTGCAGAGAACGACGTCGTGGATGCTGAGGaggccgaggaggaggacgcccgCGGGGGATTCGCGGGCGGGGATAGGGAGGGCGCCGCGAGGCTGCCTATGGTCAAGGAGGTGCTTGGAGAGTACTGGAAGTCGAACGGGCAGGGCCTGTCAGGGGTTTCCCTGGAGAAGGGGTTGGCGTTGCTTGGGTCACAGGAGGCTAGTGTGGCTGAGGGCAAGTGGAGGCGACAGCTCGAGGCCGATATGCGCATGCAGATGCGCCGGCATGATCTGGGAAAAGAGGTCTATGGCCTGCTCATCGATGCTATCAAAGGCCTTGGGCCTTAG
- the LOC112888893 gene encoding DIBOA-glucoside dioxygenase BX6-like translates to MIDRSILSYPAYRARTGGTPRMSATEAGAATGGDGNDRRREELQAFDDTKAGVKGLVDAGVTAVPAIFRHPPDALHELPSPPPADAPAAIPVVDLSGAPREEVVARVRRAAGTVGFFQVVNHGVPDELTAGVLAGVRRFHEGSPEAKRRAYTRDAARKVRFSSNFDLFQSAAAGWRDTLFCDLAPDPPRPEELPEAVRGVMPEYGAAATALALRVLELLSESLGLPSGHLREMGCAQGFNVVGHYYPPCPEPHLTLGTSRHTDPAFLTVLLQDGMGGLQVLLDRGGGGRSWVDVPPLPGALIVNIGDLLQLVSNDRFRSVEHRVLANRSRDAARVSVACFFNTDMKRSTRLYGPITEGGDDPPLYRSVTAREFIAHFYSKGLECRPLDYFRLQH, encoded by the exons ATGATTGATCGATCCATCTTATCTTATCCCGCCTATCGCGCGCGGACCGGAGGCACGCCGAGGATGTCCGCCACGGAGGCCGGCGCGGCCACGGGCGGTGACGGCAACGACCGCCGGCGCGAGGAGCTGCAGGCGTTCGACGACACCAAGGCAGGCGTCAAGGGCCTCGTCGACGCCGGCGTCACGGCCGTCCCAGCCATCTTCCGCCACCCGCCGGACGCCCTGCATGAGCTGCCGTCCCCGCCCCCTGCCGACGCGCCCGCCGCCATCCCGGTCGTGGACCTCTCGGGCGCGCCACGGGAGGAGGTGGTCGCGCGTGTGCGGCGCGCAGCCGGGACGGTGGGATTCTTCCAGGTGGTCAACCACGGCGTGCCGGACGAGCTCACGGCCGGCGTGCTCGCGGGGGTGCGGCGGTTCCACGAGGGCTCCCCCGAGGCGAAGCGGCGGGCGTACACCAGGGACGCCGCCCGCAAGGTGAGGTTCAGCTCCAACTTCGACCTCTTCCAGTCCGCGGCGGCCGGCTGGCGCGACACCCTCTTCTGCGACCTGGCGCCGGACCCGCCGCGCCCGGAGGAGCTGCCCGAGGCCGTCAGGGGCGTGATGCCGGAGTACGGCGCCGCGGCGACGGCGCTGGCGCTGCGGGTGCTGGAGCTGCTGTCGGAGTCGCTCGGGCTGCCCAGCGGCCACCTGCGCGAGATGGGCTGCGCGCAGGGCTTCAACGTGGTGGGACACTACTACCCGCCGTGCCCGGAGCCGCACCTCACCCTCGGCACCAGCAGGCACACCGACCCGGCCTTCCTCACCGTCCTCCTGCAGGACGGCATGGGCGGCCTGCAGGTCCTCctcgatcgcggcggcggcggcaggagctgGGTGGACGTCCCGCCCCTGCCCGGCGCCCTCATCGTCAACATCGGCGACCTTCTCCAG CTCGTCAGCAACGACCGGTTCAGGAGCGTGGAGCACCGGGTGCTGGCGAACCGGAGCAGGGACGCGGCGAGGGTCTCGGTGGCGTGCTTCTTCAACACGGACATGAAGAGGTCGACGAGGCTGTACGGCCCCATCACGGAGGGCGGTGACGACCCGCCGCTCTACAGGAGCGTCACGGCTCGAGAGTTCATCGCGCACTTCTACAGCAAGGGCCTCGAGTGCcgcccgctcgactacttcagGTTGCAGCACTAG